The genome window AATTGCTGCAGATGATTATAAAAAAGCCGCGCAAGAATTACAATCAGCTGGCTATGCAACTGACCCAGATTATGCGGAGAAATTAATCAATATTATCGAAAAATATGATTTAGCATTATACGACCGAATTGAAGATAAAATCTATTATGATACAAAATCAACTGGCTTTGGCAATGTGAAAAAAGACGTATCTGGCGCAATTTGGACGAAACCATATGGACTTTCCGGCGCGCTAAAAGTAGAAGAAATTAACTACTATAAACGAGAAGATTTGAAACTTTTACGTGAAGCAAAGACAGATAGCGGCACTTGGTATCAAATTGCAGTAGATACTGAGCCGATTGGTTGGGTGAAACAAGAATTAATCGATAAAAAGTAGAAAATAACCGAAAAAGAGCAAAATGGCTTGTCTTATTTATAGGCATAAAGTCCTTTTTAAGCTCTTTTTCTTTTTTATTTTCATTAATACTGTCTTTGCTAAAGGGCTATATAACAGCCATGAGAGTAGATTGTAACATAAGTAATGTAAAAGTAATGTGTATTACAAGGATGTTTTGATAGAATGAAGTGGTTGTTTTAAAGAACACTAGTTTCCAGTTTTTCAAAAGCTGGAAGGATAAATCAAAGAAGGATGTGCAATAAATCATTATGTTACAGCTCGCAAAGAAGCATTTGGTGACAATTGGTCTTGGAATTACAATTACATTATTTGCAGTACCAATCCACTCCCAAGCTGCTGGTCTAGAGGACGGCCTGACTTCCAAGCAAGAGAAGTTTATTAATGAGATTGCGCCGCATGCTCAAAAAGTGCAAAAAGAACATGGTATTTTAGCTAGTATTACGATTTCGCAAGCAATCCTAGAATCCAATTGGGGCGAAAGTAAATTAGCAAAAGATGGCAATAATTTATTCGGAATTAAAGGTTCCTATCAAGGTGCTTCTATTAAATTACCGACCAAAGAACATAATGGCGTTGTTTGGGTTGGAACAGATGCTGTTTTCCGTGCGTACCCAGGTTGGTATGAATCAATGAATGACCACGCACTTTTATTTGTCAAAGGCCCATCATGGAACCCTCATTTATACGGAGGACTAATCAAAGAATATGACTTTGAAAAGGCAGCTATTGCGCTTGGCAAAACAGGCTATTCATCTGATCCAGAGTATGCAGCGAAATTAATTGAACTGATCAAAAAAGCAAATTTAAATAAATATGATACCGTTTATAGCGAACGTGTATCAGATAAAGCAATTAAGGCTACTGGCGAAGTAGCTGTCAAAGATAATTGCTATGTTTGGTCTGCTCCGGGTGGCACCAAAGGAGCAAAACCGGTTGTAAGCACGACCAAATATTTCGGTCGTCAAGTTTCCATTAATCAAGAAGTAAAAGTGACGGATTCTAATATTTCTTGGTACCATATCCATCAAAATGGAGAATCCATCGGTTGGATTGAAAGTACATCGATTAAAGACTTCTATCAATTAGAAGACTATGCGCCAACAGTAGATGCATTACTAAAAACAGATGACAATAATCGTCTAGTGATTAATATGGATATCGATACATCTGAGTTACACAAAACAAAACTAGCAAAGGCAGATACCAAAGAGAAAACTGCCTTTAATTTACCTTTATTGAACGTTCAATCCATCATCTGGTAATAACCTTGCAAAAAAAGCTGAATAGATTACTCGGCTTTTTTTGCGTTTTCAAAGGATTTTTATAAAGAAACTGTTATAATGAAAAAGGAGTTTATAAGGAGGGTTATTTATATGGATGAACAATTAAAGATGTTAAAAGCATTAACAGATGCAAAAGGTATTCCTGGTAACGAACGTGCAGTGAGAAGCGTGTTCCGCGAATATATCGAACCGTTAGCGGATAGTTTTGAAACAGATGGCTTAGGAAGTGCCGTAGCTAAAAAAGTTGGAGCGGAAGATGGCCCAAAAATCATGATTGCTGGTCATTTAGATGAAGTTGGCTTTATGGTTACGCAAATTGATGATAAAGGTTTTATTAAATTTCAAACTGTAGGCGGCTGGGTTTCCCAAGTAATGCTCGCACAAAAAGTAACCATCGTGACGCGTTCTGGCGAAGAAATCACAGGTGTTATCGGTTCTAAACCACCACATGTGATGACAGCAGCTGAACGTCAAAAATCATTCGATATTAAAGATATGTTTATTGATGTCGGTGCAGTAGATAAAGCAGAAGTAGAAAGTTACGGAATTCGTCCTGGTGATATGATTGTGCCAGCATTTGATTTTACCGTAATGAAAAACGAAAAATTCTTACTTGCAAAAGCTTGGGATAACCGTATTGGTCTTGCAATTGCGATTGAAGTACTTAAAAACTTACAAAAAGAACAACATCCAAATATCGTTTACGGCGTTGGAACGGTTCAAGAAGAAGTCGGTTTACGTGGCGCGAAAACAGCCGCACATTTCGTACAACCAGATATTGGTTTTGCTGTTGATGTTGGCATCGCGGGAGATACTCCGGGTGTAACCGACAAAGAAGCGATGAGCAAAATGGGTGAAGGTCCACAAATCGTTATTTACGATGCATCAATGGTAGCACACGCTGGTCTTCGCGATTTTGTAACGGACGTAGCAGACGAATTATCCATTCCTTACCAATTTGAAGCAATTCCAATGGGTGGAACGGATTCTGGTTCGATTCATTTAACAGGAAACGGAATCCCGTCACTATCCATTACCATTGCAACACGCTACATTCATTCTCATTCCTCGATGCTACATCGCGATGATTTTGAAAATGCAGTGAAACTAATTACCGAAGTAGTCAAACGTTTAGATAAAGAAAAAGTAACAGAAATTCGCTTAGGTTGAGTTTCGAGAAAAGAGGACAACTTTTATGGAACAGATTCAATCAGTAAAAAACGACCGTGTCAAAACATGGAAAAAACTACAAACGAGAAAAGGCCGCGATAAAACGGGAACTTATTTGGTGGAAGGCTTCCATTTAGTGGAAGAAGCATTACGTCAAGATGGTTTAGTACTGGAGCTGCTTGTTTCAAGTGGTGTTTCTGTTCCGGAAGAGTGGTTAAAAGACGATTATGATGTATTTGAAATTAGTACAGAAATCAGCCACTTAATTAGCGAAACAATGACAGAGCAAGGCGTTTTTGCAGTAGTCGCAACATCTGAACCAGATATGATGCTTTTATACGGGAAAAAATTATTGCTAGTAGATGCAGTGCAAGATCCAGGTAATGTAGGCACGCTAATTCGTACGGCTGATGCTGCTGGATATGATTGCGTCGTGCTTGGCAAGGGAAGTGCAGATCTTTATAATCCTAAAGTAATTCGTAGTACGCAAGGTAGCCACTTCCATATTCCCGTTATTCAAGCAAATTTATTTGATTGGATTGCGAATTTAGAAGAAGAGGGCGTTCCAGTTATTGGTGCAGTTCTCGATGACCAAGCGAAATCATTAAACGACATGACAAAACGTGACACTTTAGCGTTAATGGTCGGAAATGAAGGTAATGGTATTTCTCCTGAATTACAAGATCGTCTTTCTGAAAAAGTATATATTCCAATATATGGAGACAGTGAATCATTGAATGTCGCAGTTGCGGCTGGAATTCTACTTTACGGCTTAAGAAAATAAAGAAAAAGTGGTGGCTAAGTTGTTTTGACTTAGCCACCACTTTTTTAGATTTCTTCTTGTTTTTCAATAGTCACTTCCCGAATAGCAACGTTTTTTAAATCGGCTACAACACTATGCATATAATCAAATGCCGCACCCCAGTCAATTCCAGTAAAAAAGCCATTTGAACTACCGGTGGAGATTATCGTTACTTCTGTTTCTCCGTGAAAATTATTAATCGTAACAAAAAGTGCCGCACGATTAGAAGAGCGGAAATAAAACTTTTCGCAAGCAAGTGTTGCAAGCTCTCCAAAATCAAAAGTTCTAACTTCAGAAAACACGATATTCGATCCCACTTGACCAGCTTTAATTATTTCGAAAGTTTCTGAAACGTCCGTTTTAACAATATAGCGTATGGATGGCATATCAGTACCTCTTTCTATATAACTATCTTATATATAGTTTAAGATAGTTAAAGAATTTAGTCAATAGAACTACAACTTACTAAATATAAGCAACATAGTATTTATTAGTTACTTTCTGATGATAGATATGGTACAATAACGTTAGAGGTGAGAATTATGACTGATGCACATACAGTATGTCCGAAGTTTGAATCGGCGTTCCAATTACTAGGTAAACGCTGGACTGGACTTATCATCAATGTCTTACTGACTGGTCCAAAAAGGTTTAAACAAGTTGCCGCTGAGATCCCGCAAATGAGTGATCGGGTGCTTGCAGAACGTTTGAAGGAACTTGAGGAAATGGATATTTGCTTAAGACAAGTTTATCCAGAAACTCCTGTACGCATTGAATATGAATTAACCGAAAAAGGGAAAGCCCTCCAAGAAGTAATGCTTGAAGTCCAGTGCTGGGCGGATAAATGGGTGGAAGTACCTAATTAAAAAAGAAATAATCTCTCCAACCAATTTGGGGAGATTATTTTTTAGCTTGAATCTTTCCTAGAACCATACTATAATAGAAATTATCTAAATAAATAAAGACAATGAAAGAGCCAAGTAGCAAACTGAGTCTGTATAGGGAGAAGTGGTCATAGACTGAAAGCCACTTTACAAACGAATTTGTGAACATTTCACCTCTGGAGTCGCCGCCGGGAAGCACAAGTAGTGTGAAGGTGGTCCGGTTACTAAGCCGTTATCGAATTATGAGTGGGAACAATTTTTTGTTCTTATTAGGGTGGTACCGCGAGAAGTCTCGTCCCTTTGTGGATAGAGCTTTTTTATTTTGTCTAAAAAGAAGGAGTGAACGGTATGTTAGAACAGTTACAGACGCTGAAAAGTGAAGCAGAAACGCAAATCAACGAAGCATCGGACTTAAAAACATTAAACGACTTACGGGTAAAATACCTTGGTAAAAAAGGCCCGATGACCGAAATTATGAAACAAATGGGGAAACTTTCCGCAGAAGAGCGACCAAAAATGGGTTCGCTTGCCAATGAAGTAAGGACAGCTTTAACAGAAGCGATTTCTAGTAAACAACAAATTTTAGAAACAGAAGCAATCAATGAAAAACTAAAATCAGAAACCATTGACGTTACATTACCAGGGACTGCGCCA of Listeria monocytogenes contains these proteins:
- a CDS encoding glucosaminidase domain-containing protein; the encoded protein is MTIGLGITITLFAVPIHSQAAGLEDGLTSKQEKFINEIAPHAQKVQKEHGILASITISQAILESNWGESKLAKDGNNLFGIKGSYQGASIKLPTKEHNGVVWVGTDAVFRAYPGWYESMNDHALLFVKGPSWNPHLYGGLIKEYDFEKAAIALGKTGYSSDPEYAAKLIELIKKANLNKYDTVYSERVSDKAIKATGEVAVKDNCYVWSAPGGTKGAKPVVSTTKYFGRQVSINQEVKVTDSNISWYHIHQNGESIGWIESTSIKDFYQLEDYAPTVDALLKTDDNNRLVINMDIDTSELHKTKLAKADTKEKTAFNLPLLNVQSIIW
- a CDS encoding M42 family metallopeptidase; this encodes MDEQLKMLKALTDAKGIPGNERAVRSVFREYIEPLADSFETDGLGSAVAKKVGAEDGPKIMIAGHLDEVGFMVTQIDDKGFIKFQTVGGWVSQVMLAQKVTIVTRSGEEITGVIGSKPPHVMTAAERQKSFDIKDMFIDVGAVDKAEVESYGIRPGDMIVPAFDFTVMKNEKFLLAKAWDNRIGLAIAIEVLKNLQKEQHPNIVYGVGTVQEEVGLRGAKTAAHFVQPDIGFAVDVGIAGDTPGVTDKEAMSKMGEGPQIVIYDASMVAHAGLRDFVTDVADELSIPYQFEAIPMGGTDSGSIHLTGNGIPSLSITIATRYIHSHSSMLHRDDFENAVKLITEVVKRLDKEKVTEIRLG
- a CDS encoding TrmH family RNA methyltransferase, with product MEQIQSVKNDRVKTWKKLQTRKGRDKTGTYLVEGFHLVEEALRQDGLVLELLVSSGVSVPEEWLKDDYDVFEISTEISHLISETMTEQGVFAVVATSEPDMMLLYGKKLLLVDAVQDPGNVGTLIRTADAAGYDCVVLGKGSADLYNPKVIRSTQGSHFHIPVIQANLFDWIANLEEEGVPVIGAVLDDQAKSLNDMTKRDTLALMVGNEGNGISPELQDRLSEKVYIPIYGDSESLNVAVAAGILLYGLRK
- a CDS encoding DUF6054 family protein, whose protein sequence is MPSIRYIVKTDVSETFEIIKAGQVGSNIVFSEVRTFDFGELATLACEKFYFRSSNRAALFVTINNFHGETEVTIISTGSSNGFFTGIDWGAAFDYMHSVVADLKNVAIREVTIEKQEEI
- a CDS encoding winged helix-turn-helix transcriptional regulator, with protein sequence MTDAHTVCPKFESAFQLLGKRWTGLIINVLLTGPKRFKQVAAEIPQMSDRVLAERLKELEEMDICLRQVYPETPVRIEYELTEKGKALQEVMLEVQCWADKWVEVPN